The Romeriopsis navalis LEGE 11480 genomic sequence TGCGCGCCCAGATTGCGGCGGTGAATCAGGAGAAGCTCAAAGGTCAGCAAGCGGTGAATCAGGCCCAGGTCGCGAGTGTCGATCTGCAAAATGCCGGTATCAATGCGGCCAAAATTGGCAGTGAATTGAATAAGGCCGAATGGGAATTCCTCAAATTTGGCCGACTTTGTTTGGAGCAGCAATTGCCGGTGGGGGCATTAGCCGCCAAAATTCAGGCCTATGCGGCGAGCGACCAAAGTGTCCCCTTGTGTGAAAATGGGGCGATTTCTGAGCAAGCCTTGCGTGAGAAATTTGAGGATTATCAAGTTCAGTCAACTCTGTATAAGCAGGCTCAGGGAGCCGTTGCTGCGGCGCGAATTCGCCTGAACCAACAAAAAAGTGCGATTCGGGTGGCGGAAGCGAGCGTTAGTCAAAATACCTCCCAAGTGCAGAGTTTACAAAAGCCGCGTCCGGTTGATATTAAGCGGGCGCAAACGCAGTTGCAGGTGGCGCAGGCGAATCTCCAAAAAGCGACGATTGAATATCAGCAAAATGCTCTGGTGAAAGTGCCGATTGATGGCACGGTGTTAAAAATCCACGCTAAGCCAAGTGAGGCGATCGGGACCAAAGGCATTATGGATATTGGGCGGACGAGTCAAATGTATGCGGTGGCCGAAGTTGATGAAAGTTTGATTGGCCGGGTGCGCGAAGGTCAGACTGCGACTGTTAAGAGTGATGCGTTTGAAGGCGAAATCACGGGTCGCGTGGTCAAAATTGGGCGGCAAATTGGTAAAAACTCGATTACCAGTACCGATCCCGCGGATAGTCAGGATAGCCGTGTGGTTGAGGTGAAAATTAAGCTCGATGATAGTGAACCAGTGGCAGGTTTGACGAACTTACAAGTGCGTGTCGCAATTTTGCCCTAAGTTTTGCTGCTGCCGTGTCCCCTAGAACGCGAGTGGGTGTACCCAAGTTGAATGCGGTGAAGGCGTTCAGTCCGATTGAATATGTTTGATGCCCGCGTCACGTTTAGGTCCTTTAATCAATGTTTGCAATTCCCCTGGCTTGGCTTCAACTGAAACGTGAAAAAGTGCGACTGCTGGTGGCCTTGGCCGGCATTGGCTTTGCGGTAATTCTGATGTTTTTGCAGCTGGGATTCCAAGATGCATTGTTTGAAAGTGCCG encodes the following:
- a CDS encoding HlyD family efflux transporter periplasmic adaptor subunit; this translates as MTTNPIMKQSGARVVLIVSAIALAVTGLGFFILANPPGGKPKAAETSSQSGARRSAGGIGALGRLEPENEVFRVAPPAVGFSSRILQMKIREGDKVKANQVVALLDSAPSLQASVLVAQTQVAEAQAQLDQAKAGAKVSDVRAQIAAVNQEKLKGQQAVNQAQVASVDLQNAGINAAKIGSELNKAEWEFLKFGRLCLEQQLPVGALAAKIQAYAASDQSVPLCENGAISEQALREKFEDYQVQSTLYKQAQGAVAAARIRLNQQKSAIRVAEASVSQNTSQVQSLQKPRPVDIKRAQTQLQVAQANLQKATIEYQQNALVKVPIDGTVLKIHAKPSEAIGTKGIMDIGRTSQMYAVAEVDESLIGRVREGQTATVKSDAFEGEITGRVVKIGRQIGKNSITSTDPADSQDSRVVEVKIKLDDSEPVAGLTNLQVRVAILP